Proteins encoded in a region of the Mycoplasma mobile 163K genome:
- a CDS encoding formate/nitrite transporter family protein yields the protein MLDYKSNFDNAMDFALKKASADWWKIIVLGILASIYVGIGYIAYIYVAAAFQGNLIGIDSVHFDGSVVVAASATFPVGLMLIVFLGGSLFTSDNLSMLAYITKKTKFSPLLRKWGYVLLGNTIGGFLIAILIRAGSIFNDNQLIVLKYIIDKKIDFQWWTIIFSAILCNIIVAGTVWASLATTQSIGKIFIIFFPIWIFAIIGFQHVVANAILFAMGWLHGDNPIIAGGIVTIGNNSVNYGKKLIDWTSIALHSNLIPALIGNWFAGSILLPYAYLSVVKIRSKSEKQRMKDNAGNLTDSEDPDKKDENKK from the coding sequence ATGCTTGATTACAAATCAAATTTTGATAATGCAATGGATTTTGCATTGAAAAAAGCAAGTGCGGATTGATGAAAAATTATTGTTCTGGGAATTTTAGCATCAATTTATGTTGGAATCGGATACATCGCTTACATATATGTTGCTGCAGCATTTCAAGGGAATTTGATAGGAATTGATTCAGTACATTTTGATGGATCAGTTGTGGTTGCGGCAAGCGCAACCTTTCCTGTAGGATTAATGTTAATTGTTTTTTTAGGTGGAAGTCTCTTTACAAGCGATAATTTATCAATGCTTGCTTACATCACAAAGAAAACAAAATTTTCTCCATTGCTTAGAAAATGAGGATATGTTTTACTTGGTAACACTATTGGTGGATTTTTAATTGCTATTTTAATTAGAGCAGGAAGTATTTTTAATGACAATCAATTGATTGTTCTAAAATATATTATTGATAAAAAAATAGATTTTCAATGATGAACTATTATATTTTCCGCTATTTTATGCAATATAATTGTCGCAGGAACAGTTTGAGCTTCTCTAGCAACAACACAGTCAATTGGAAAAATCTTTATCATTTTCTTTCCAATATGAATTTTTGCAATTATAGGGTTTCAACACGTAGTAGCTAATGCGATACTATTTGCTATGGGGTGATTGCATGGTGATAATCCGATTATTGCTGGAGGGATTGTAACAATTGGAAATAACAGCGTAAATTATGGTAAAAAACTTATTGATTGAACTTCTATAGCATTGCATTCTAATTTAATTCCAGCTTTAATAGGTAATTGATTCGCAGGTTCTATCTTATTACCGTATGCATATTTATCGGTTGTGAAAATTAGATCAAAAAGCGAAAAACAAAGAATGAAAGATAATGCAGGAAATTTAACAGATTCTGAAGATCCAGATAAAAAAGATGAAAATAAAAAATAA